From one Haloferax marinisediminis genomic stretch:
- the sucC gene encoding ADP-forming succinate--CoA ligase subunit beta: MKLHEYQAKDIFAEAGIPVPESRLASSVDEVMEAVEDIGYPAAIKAQVHVGGRGKAGGIKIAMDEDEARQAAEDILGMDLKGYTVEKVLVEAGVDFENELYVGVTMDRSAGKPVAMVSTEGGVNIEEVAEENPDAIAREHIDPAFGLHPYQARKLVFDAGIPRDVAFDVASFLSTLYDLYEANDASDIEINPVMITSDRDVVAADAVMNIDDDALFRHEDLAAMEEDSYEDDLEAKAGEYGFDYVRLSGNVGIIGNGAGLVMTTLDLVDYFGGTPANFLDIGGGAKAERVANALDMVFSDENVDSVVFNIFGGITRGDEVAKGINEALESFDEIPKPVVVRLAGTNAEEGMEILNTELVQVEGTLEDAVQRAVENAQEVSQ; encoded by the coding sequence ATGAAGCTTCACGAATACCAGGCGAAGGATATCTTCGCAGAGGCAGGGATTCCGGTCCCAGAGTCCCGTCTCGCGTCGTCTGTAGACGAGGTTATGGAGGCGGTCGAGGACATCGGATACCCCGCTGCTATCAAAGCGCAAGTTCACGTCGGTGGGCGTGGCAAGGCTGGCGGTATCAAGATTGCCATGGACGAAGACGAGGCTCGACAGGCCGCCGAGGACATCCTGGGGATGGACCTCAAGGGCTACACGGTCGAGAAGGTGCTCGTCGAGGCAGGCGTCGACTTCGAGAACGAACTGTACGTCGGTGTCACGATGGACCGCAGCGCGGGCAAGCCCGTCGCGATGGTCTCGACCGAAGGTGGCGTCAACATCGAGGAAGTCGCCGAGGAGAACCCCGACGCAATCGCACGCGAGCACATCGACCCCGCGTTCGGTCTGCACCCGTACCAGGCTCGCAAACTCGTCTTCGACGCGGGCATCCCACGTGACGTCGCGTTCGACGTTGCCTCGTTCCTCTCGACGCTCTACGACCTCTACGAGGCCAACGACGCGTCCGACATCGAAATTAACCCGGTCATGATTACGTCCGACCGCGACGTCGTCGCCGCGGACGCCGTCATGAACATCGACGACGACGCACTCTTCCGCCACGAGGACCTCGCGGCGATGGAAGAGGACTCCTACGAAGACGACCTTGAGGCCAAGGCTGGCGAGTACGGCTTCGACTACGTCCGTCTGTCGGGTAACGTCGGTATCATCGGCAACGGTGCCGGTCTCGTCATGACGACGCTCGACCTCGTCGACTACTTCGGTGGCACGCCCGCCAACTTCCTCGACATCGGTGGCGGCGCGAAGGCCGAGCGCGTGGCGAACGCGCTGGACATGGTGTTCTCCGACGAGAACGTCGACTCCGTCGTGTTCAACATCTTCGGCGGTATCACCCGTGGTGACGAGGTTGCCAAGGGTATCAACGAGGCACTCGAAAGCTTCGACGAGATTCCGAAACCCGTCGTCGTCCGCCTCGCCGGCACGAACGCCGAAGAGGGCATGGAGATTCTGAACACGGAACTCGTACAGGTCGAAGGAACGCTGGAGGATGCAGTCCAGCGTGCCGTCGAGAACGCACAGGAGGTGTCCCAATGA
- a CDS encoding triphosphoribosyl-dephospho-CoA synthase: MTTHPVTDRGFGPARHAELALLLEVAGTPKPGNVDRRRDLSDLHFEHFLTGAVGSADGLRRAENGAAVGEAFETAVAGMSRQGGGNTQFGCLLLLVPLVRAAAVGELSPVGVTDVAESTTVDDAVSFYRAFEHVDVAVGDPPEDAPDLDVRRGADAESALRAQSLTLFDVMELSAEGDANAREWTGGFARTFRAAESILADEGPVTDRVARAFLELLTEEPDTLVVTNHGEAVARDVMDRAAAVSDLDEAEELAESFVADGINPGTTADIVCAATFVALERGVPL; this comes from the coding sequence ATGACGACGCATCCAGTCACAGACCGAGGATTCGGCCCGGCACGACACGCCGAACTCGCCTTACTCCTCGAAGTCGCCGGAACACCAAAACCGGGCAACGTGGACCGCCGTCGTGACCTCTCTGACCTCCACTTCGAGCACTTCCTGACTGGGGCCGTCGGCTCTGCGGACGGGCTTCGACGTGCCGAGAATGGCGCGGCAGTCGGCGAGGCGTTCGAGACGGCCGTCGCCGGCATGAGCAGACAGGGAGGGGGCAACACACAGTTCGGTTGTCTCCTGCTTCTCGTGCCGCTCGTTCGGGCAGCTGCAGTGGGCGAACTCTCGCCGGTGGGCGTGACCGACGTCGCCGAATCGACGACTGTCGACGACGCGGTGTCGTTCTATCGGGCGTTCGAACACGTCGACGTGGCCGTGGGCGACCCGCCGGAGGACGCCCCTGACCTCGACGTCCGCCGCGGTGCAGATGCGGAGTCGGCCCTGCGTGCACAGTCGCTCACGCTGTTCGACGTGATGGAACTCAGCGCCGAGGGAGACGCCAACGCCCGTGAGTGGACCGGTGGCTTCGCCCGCACGTTCCGCGCTGCAGAGTCGATTCTGGCCGACGAGGGGCCAGTCACCGACCGAGTCGCGCGGGCGTTTCTGGAGTTGCTCACCGAGGAACCGGACACACTCGTCGTGACGAACCACGGCGAGGCAGTCGCGCGCGACGTGATGGACCGTGCGGCCGCCGTCTCCGACCTCGACGAGGCCGAGGAACTGGCCGAGTCGTTCGTCGCCGACGGAATCAATCCCGGGACGACGGCCGATATCGTCTGTGCGGCGACGTTCGTCGCGCTAGAGCGGGGGGTCCCGTTGTGA
- a CDS encoding 30S ribosomal protein S17e — translation MAIKPKYVKQLGNILLERYPQAFNTDFETNKDSVSQLTTVESKSVRNRIAGYITRKKGAQTA, via the coding sequence ATGGCAATCAAGCCCAAGTACGTCAAGCAGCTTGGTAACATCCTGCTGGAACGGTACCCGCAGGCGTTCAACACGGATTTCGAGACGAACAAGGACAGCGTCAGTCAACTGACGACGGTGGAGTCGAAGAGCGTCCGCAACCGCATCGCGGGCTACATCACCCGGAAGAAGGGCGCTCAGACCGCGTAA
- a CDS encoding glycerophosphodiester phosphodiesterase: protein MRVIGHRGCPALAPENTLAAFRAASDRLDWVELDVRRCGSSELVVFHDETLDRLTDATGPVADASLTELRDLRVDDSDESIPTLTEVFEALPESVAVNVELKESGLATDLVAVVADVPNEVLVSSFDVDALREVRETTDLPVALLISHDWGDALHTADALGCVAIHPHYDLLSAARVAEAHDAGFELNAWTVLDREIVERLREWGVDGVIVDDPEIVGEENREKSVE from the coding sequence ATGCGCGTCATCGGTCACCGCGGCTGTCCCGCACTCGCGCCCGAGAACACACTCGCTGCGTTCCGCGCCGCTAGCGACCGCCTCGACTGGGTCGAACTCGACGTTCGGCGCTGCGGGAGCAGCGAACTCGTCGTCTTCCACGACGAGACACTCGACCGATTGACCGACGCGACCGGTCCCGTCGCCGACGCGAGTCTCACGGAACTCCGCGACCTCCGCGTCGACGACTCCGACGAGTCGATTCCGACGCTCACCGAGGTGTTCGAGGCACTCCCTGAGAGCGTCGCCGTCAACGTCGAACTGAAAGAATCGGGACTCGCGACCGACCTCGTGGCCGTCGTCGCCGACGTGCCGAACGAGGTTCTCGTTTCGTCGTTCGACGTGGATGCCCTCCGCGAGGTTCGCGAGACCACCGACCTTCCGGTCGCACTGCTCATCTCTCACGATTGGGGCGACGCACTCCACACTGCGGACGCACTGGGCTGCGTGGCTATCCACCCGCACTACGACCTGCTCTCGGCGGCGCGCGTCGCCGAGGCACACGACGCCGGATTCGAACTCAACGCGTGGACGGTCCTCGATAGAGAGATTGTCGAGCGACTCCGCGAGTGGGGCGTCGATGGCGTCATCGTCGACGACCCGGAGATCGTCGGAGAAGAAAACAGAGAGAAGTCAGTCGAGTAA
- a CDS encoding tRNA-dihydrouridine synthase — MFSPRLAVASLSGESDADWARTAAPHVGAAFLGGVAIDQTTQEAARALVARGRSEFLTDDPVAFVADQLTAVEEIDCFVAVNVRATSAAPIRDVAAVCADHGAGVEVNAHCRQEELCAIGCGESLLRDTDRLVEYVAAAAEADAPVGVKVRAEVDGVSLPELAPTLADSGASWLHVDAMDSESVIADIVAAEPDLFVVANNGVRDRATAHEYLRYGADAVSVGRPSDDPAVLRRVEQAVDEWFENEDHTHSTDESGVSAR; from the coding sequence ATGTTCTCCCCTCGGCTCGCTGTGGCGAGCCTCAGCGGCGAATCTGACGCCGACTGGGCCCGCACGGCCGCCCCACACGTCGGCGCGGCGTTCCTCGGTGGCGTCGCCATCGACCAGACTACACAGGAGGCTGCCCGCGCACTCGTCGCTCGGGGACGCTCAGAGTTCCTCACCGACGACCCAGTCGCGTTCGTCGCAGACCAACTCACTGCAGTCGAGGAGATAGACTGCTTCGTCGCCGTCAACGTGCGCGCCACGTCAGCAGCCCCGATTCGGGACGTCGCAGCGGTCTGCGCCGACCACGGTGCTGGTGTCGAAGTGAACGCACACTGCCGACAGGAGGAACTCTGCGCTATCGGTTGTGGTGAGTCACTCCTCCGCGACACCGACCGACTCGTCGAGTACGTCGCTGCCGCGGCCGAAGCCGACGCACCGGTCGGTGTGAAGGTCCGCGCCGAAGTCGACGGCGTCTCCCTTCCCGAACTCGCCCCGACACTCGCAGACTCAGGCGCTTCGTGGCTTCACGTCGACGCGATGGACTCCGAGTCTGTCATCGCCGACATCGTCGCTGCCGAACCTGACCTGTTCGTCGTCGCCAACAACGGCGTCCGAGACAGAGCGACCGCACACGAGTACCTTCGGTACGGTGCAGACGCCGTCAGCGTGGGTCGGCCAAGCGACGACCCGGCGGTTCTGCGTCGAGTCGAGCAGGCCGTCGACGAGTGGTTCGAAAACGAAGACCACACACACTCAACCGACGAATCGGGGGTGTCCGCCCGATGA
- a CDS encoding zinc ribbon domain-containing protein — MDIGLRLLVAGFCIVAPSLLFVGFVRFLDSMRNDALVDRVLDRLDEDIDGTGTTLDPATFLRTAQEKSREQMTACPECGVPNTLESSRCGLCGTRLHR; from the coding sequence ATGGACATTGGTCTCCGACTCCTCGTGGCAGGGTTCTGCATCGTCGCCCCATCCCTCCTGTTCGTCGGGTTTGTCCGATTCCTCGACAGCATGCGAAACGACGCGCTCGTCGACCGCGTCCTCGACCGACTCGACGAGGATATCGACGGCACCGGAACGACACTCGACCCGGCGACGTTCCTCCGAACGGCACAGGAGAAGTCGCGCGAACAGATGACGGCCTGTCCGGAGTGTGGCGTCCCGAATACGCTCGAAAGTAGTCGCTGTGGGCTGTGTGGGACGAGGCTGCATCGATAA
- a CDS encoding acyl-CoA carboxylase subunit beta codes for MEDRIDELREKREEALKGGGEDRIASQHDKGKMTARERIDYFLDDGTFQEFDQFRTHRNHKFGMEESKLPGDGVVTGYGEVDGRTVFVFAHDFTVFGGSLGEVFAEKVCKVMDKAMEVGAPVVGLNDSAGARIQEGVQSLGGFGEIFRRNTEASGVIPQISAIMGPCAGGAVYSPALTDFTFMVRDTSHMFITGPDVIKTVTGEEVTFDELGGATTHTATSGVAHFATDTEEQALDDIRHLLSYLPQNNVEDPPRVEPWDDPDRVDDNLAEVVPDQPRKPYDIHDVISGVVDEGSFFGVQEDFAKNIVVGFGRLDGHSVGIVANQPRVNAGTLDIESSEKAARFIRMCDSFNVPILTFVDVPGFLPGTDQEHNGIIRHGAKLLYAYSEATVPLMTVITRKAYGGAYDVMASKHLGADVNYAWPTAEIAVMGPQGAVNILYRDELEAADDPDARRDELIQEYREEFANPYTAADRGFVDDVIEPGETRKRLIADLQMLKSKRKSQPDKKHGNIPL; via the coding sequence ATGGAGGACCGGATCGACGAACTCCGTGAGAAGCGCGAAGAAGCACTGAAAGGCGGCGGTGAAGACCGAATCGCCTCCCAGCACGACAAGGGCAAGATGACCGCCCGCGAGCGTATCGACTACTTCCTCGACGACGGCACGTTCCAAGAGTTCGACCAGTTCCGAACCCACCGCAATCACAAGTTCGGAATGGAAGAGTCGAAACTCCCGGGCGACGGCGTCGTCACGGGGTACGGCGAGGTCGACGGGCGAACTGTGTTCGTCTTCGCCCACGACTTCACCGTCTTCGGCGGGTCGCTCGGCGAAGTGTTCGCCGAGAAGGTCTGCAAAGTGATGGACAAGGCGATGGAAGTCGGCGCGCCAGTCGTCGGGTTGAACGACTCCGCCGGCGCGCGCATCCAAGAGGGTGTCCAGTCGCTCGGTGGGTTCGGCGAAATCTTCCGCCGCAACACCGAGGCGTCGGGCGTCATCCCACAGATTTCGGCTATCATGGGCCCCTGTGCGGGCGGTGCCGTCTACTCCCCGGCGCTGACCGACTTCACGTTCATGGTCCGCGACACCAGCCACATGTTCATCACCGGCCCAGACGTCATCAAGACGGTCACCGGTGAGGAGGTCACCTTCGACGAACTCGGTGGCGCGACCACGCACACGGCGACGAGCGGTGTCGCCCACTTCGCCACCGACACCGAAGAGCAGGCGCTCGACGATATCCGACATCTCCTCTCGTATCTCCCCCAGAACAACGTCGAAGACCCGCCGCGAGTCGAACCGTGGGACGACCCAGACCGCGTCGACGACAATCTCGCAGAGGTCGTTCCCGACCAACCGCGGAAACCGTACGACATCCACGACGTCATCAGCGGCGTCGTCGACGAAGGGTCGTTCTTCGGCGTCCAGGAAGACTTCGCGAAGAACATCGTCGTTGGCTTCGGCCGTCTCGACGGCCACTCCGTCGGCATCGTCGCGAACCAGCCCCGTGTGAACGCCGGCACCCTCGACATCGAATCGTCGGAGAAGGCCGCGCGATTCATCCGGATGTGTGACTCGTTCAACGTCCCAATCCTGACGTTCGTGGACGTGCCCGGGTTCCTCCCCGGAACCGACCAGGAGCACAACGGCATCATCCGCCACGGCGCAAAACTCCTGTACGCTTACTCCGAGGCGACTGTCCCGCTGATGACGGTCATCACGCGCAAAGCCTACGGTGGTGCCTACGACGTCATGGCCTCGAAACACCTCGGTGCCGACGTGAACTACGCGTGGCCGACTGCCGAAATCGCGGTGATGGGGCCACAGGGTGCGGTCAACATCCTCTACCGAGACGAACTGGAGGCAGCCGACGACCCCGACGCCCGGCGCGACGAACTCATTCAAGAGTACCGCGAGGAGTTCGCCAACCCGTACACCGCTGCCGACCGTGGCTTCGTCGACGACGTCATCGAACCCGGCGAGACGCGAAAGCGACTCATCGCAGACCTGCAGATGCTGAAGTCCAAGCGCAAGTCGCAGCCGGACAAGAAGCACGGTAATATCCCACTATGA
- a CDS encoding NADPH:quinone reductase, producing the protein MRAVRFHEHGGRDVLQVDDIDTPDPAADEVLVEVAAAGVNPVDTYFREGSYQPFAMPMIPGVDVAGTVAAVGSDVTGFEEGDAVVGTGIGKDHYGGYAEFVAVPTDRLAVLPENADLVAAGGAGVAGVTAWRALVDHGEMQLGDTVLIHGGSGGVGHAAVQLADAAGAHVIATAAPEYHDRVSELGADVVLDYGRDDLADAVVDAAKGDGVDLTLDHRLDDYLQFDADVATTGGRVVGIGENDPEVGFDLSSSARGKDLQITMMSMFNTPDLSAPLRELAGQMGAGEFEIDVARTYDLDEADEAQRAVMEDSFLGKLVITP; encoded by the coding sequence ATGCGTGCTGTCAGATTCCACGAACACGGCGGACGCGACGTACTGCAGGTAGACGATATCGATACCCCCGACCCGGCGGCAGACGAGGTGCTCGTCGAGGTCGCTGCGGCGGGAGTCAACCCGGTCGACACCTACTTCCGCGAAGGGTCGTACCAGCCGTTCGCCATGCCGATGATTCCCGGCGTGGACGTCGCCGGCACCGTCGCCGCTGTCGGCTCCGACGTGACTGGATTCGAAGAGGGAGACGCAGTCGTGGGCACTGGTATCGGCAAGGACCACTACGGTGGTTACGCCGAGTTCGTCGCCGTTCCGACCGACCGCCTCGCGGTCCTGCCAGAGAACGCAGACCTCGTCGCCGCCGGTGGCGCGGGCGTCGCTGGCGTCACCGCGTGGCGCGCGCTCGTCGACCACGGCGAGATGCAACTCGGCGACACCGTTCTCATCCACGGCGGGTCCGGCGGCGTCGGCCACGCGGCAGTCCAACTCGCGGACGCGGCGGGTGCGCACGTCATCGCCACGGCGGCACCTGAATATCACGACCGCGTGTCCGAACTCGGTGCCGACGTGGTCCTCGACTACGGCCGTGACGACCTCGCCGACGCCGTCGTGGACGCCGCGAAAGGCGACGGCGTCGACCTGACGCTCGACCATCGCCTCGACGACTATCTCCAGTTCGACGCCGACGTTGCGACGACTGGTGGTCGCGTGGTCGGCATCGGCGAGAACGACCCGGAAGTCGGGTTCGACCTCTCGTCGTCGGCCCGCGGGAAGGACCTCCAGATAACGATGATGAGCATGTTCAACACGCCCGACCTCTCGGCCCCGCTGCGCGAACTGGCGGGCCAGATGGGCGCTGGCGAGTTCGAAATCGACGTGGCTCGAACCTACGACCTCGACGAGGCCGACGAAGCACAGCGCGCCGTCATGGAAGACAGTTTCCTCGGGAAACTCGTCATCACGCCCTGA
- the sucD gene encoding succinate--CoA ligase subunit alpha has product MSIFVDDDTRVVVQGITGGEGRFHTQQMMEYGTNVVAGAVPGKGGQEVEGVPVYDTVSEAVEEEDANASVVFVPPAFAADAIFEALDTDLDLVVAITEGVPTQDMAKVNKRLEEVDTRLIGPNCPGIITPGEAKLGILPGNIFEEGNVGLVSRSGTLTYQVVSNLTERGIGQTTAIGIGGDPIIGTSFVDALEAFENDPDTHAVVMCGEIGGEDEEQAAKFIAENMDTPVAGFIAGRTAPPGKRMGHAGAIVSGSGTGTAESKISALNDAGVPVGDTPNEVADHIEDFL; this is encoded by the coding sequence ATGAGTATTTTCGTCGACGACGACACGCGCGTAGTTGTACAGGGTATCACCGGTGGGGAAGGTCGCTTCCACACCCAGCAGATGATGGAGTACGGCACGAACGTCGTTGCCGGTGCGGTCCCCGGCAAGGGCGGGCAGGAAGTCGAAGGCGTTCCCGTCTACGACACCGTCTCTGAGGCCGTCGAAGAAGAAGACGCGAACGCCTCTGTCGTGTTCGTCCCGCCGGCGTTCGCCGCCGACGCAATCTTCGAGGCACTCGACACGGACCTCGACCTCGTCGTCGCCATCACGGAAGGCGTCCCGACGCAGGACATGGCGAAGGTCAACAAGCGCCTCGAAGAGGTCGACACCCGTCTCATCGGCCCCAACTGCCCGGGTATCATCACGCCCGGCGAGGCCAAGCTCGGCATCCTCCCCGGTAACATCTTCGAGGAGGGTAACGTCGGTCTCGTCTCGCGCTCCGGTACCCTCACCTACCAGGTCGTCTCCAACCTGACCGAGCGCGGTATCGGTCAGACCACCGCAATCGGTATCGGTGGCGACCCAATCATCGGCACGTCGTTCGTCGACGCCCTCGAAGCGTTCGAGAACGACCCCGACACGCACGCCGTCGTCATGTGCGGTGAGATCGGTGGCGAAGACGAAGAGCAGGCGGCGAAGTTCATCGCCGAGAACATGGACACGCCCGTCGCTGGCTTCATCGCCGGCCGCACGGCACCGCCGGGCAAGCGCATGGGTCACGCCGGCGCAATCGTCTCCGGCTCCGGTACGGGCACCGCAGAGTCCAAAATCAGCGCCCTCAACGACGCGGGCGTCCCCGTCGGCGACACCCCGAACGAAGTCGCCGACCACATCGAAGACTTCCTCTAA
- a CDS encoding DUF447 domain-containing protein, with amino-acid sequence MTAEPGADESETEVEWPVDLRGVTESVVATLGPNDLWNVAALGLHAPADADKPVTATTWGNTRTRRNFHRQGRGVVQFVTDPVDFVEAAMTIRETESPVLDSADAWVEVEVTQVESGEDGGTRWERWELRPADAGVEATRPFTINRGFGAVVDATVAASRLDVPAFDTDELLSRLAYFAETVEKCGGPRERDAFARIDELTGWRERASQRRNESF; translated from the coding sequence GTGACTGCCGAACCGGGTGCGGACGAGTCCGAAACCGAAGTCGAGTGGCCGGTCGACCTCCGCGGCGTCACCGAATCGGTCGTGGCCACACTCGGGCCGAACGACCTGTGGAACGTCGCCGCACTCGGTCTCCACGCACCCGCGGACGCCGACAAACCGGTGACGGCGACGACGTGGGGCAACACTCGAACGCGGCGGAACTTCCACCGACAGGGTCGCGGCGTCGTCCAGTTCGTCACCGACCCTGTGGATTTCGTGGAGGCTGCGATGACGATTCGAGAGACGGAGTCGCCTGTCCTCGACTCTGCCGACGCGTGGGTGGAAGTCGAAGTGACACAGGTGGAGTCGGGTGAAGACGGCGGAACACGGTGGGAACGCTGGGAACTCAGGCCGGCCGATGCTGGTGTCGAGGCGACACGCCCGTTCACCATCAACCGTGGGTTCGGTGCCGTCGTCGACGCGACTGTCGCCGCCTCTCGCCTCGACGTGCCCGCGTTCGACACCGACGAACTGCTCTCTCGACTCGCGTACTTCGCAGAGACGGTCGAGAAGTGCGGCGGACCGAGAGAGCGCGACGCGTTCGCACGAATCGACGAGTTGACAGGGTGGCGCGAACGGGCCTCGCAAAGACGGAACGAATCGTTTTAG
- a CDS encoding acc operon protein, whose translation MSDELLSGLSIPDDADPEEAAAIAAAVGAHLHDQQVAAAAAAADDEETWNEKRWQYAGRLESVSGCSRRVPSGAPTNAWAASGRVDRF comes from the coding sequence ATGAGCGACGAACTGCTCTCGGGCCTGTCGATTCCCGACGATGCAGACCCCGAAGAAGCCGCGGCCATCGCCGCCGCCGTCGGCGCACACCTCCACGACCAGCAGGTCGCAGCCGCGGCCGCCGCGGCCGACGACGAAGAGACGTGGAACGAGAAACGCTGGCAGTACGCCGGTCGCCTCGAATCGGTCAGCGGGTGTAGTCGGCGCGTCCCCTCGGGCGCACCGACGAACGCGTGGGCCGCATCCGGTCGCGTCGACCGGTTCTAA
- a CDS encoding SDR family oxidoreductase yields MDVNYDFDGTVALVTGASGALGGAVARAFADAGANVAAADVVEPEDEDGFFESDGVRFYEGDFTDESDVARVVDAVVDDFGRLDSLANIAGTWRGGTPIDETDAETFDFLFDVNLKTMFLASKHAVPHLRETNGAIVSVSARSSLEGGTGDGIYRASKAGVRLLTETIAKENLGVVRANAVMPSVIDTQMNREMMPDADFDAWVKPEEIAQVVLFLCSDASSATSGAAVPVYGEA; encoded by the coding sequence ATGGACGTGAACTACGACTTCGACGGAACAGTGGCTCTCGTGACTGGCGCGAGCGGTGCCCTCGGTGGCGCTGTTGCCCGTGCATTCGCAGACGCAGGTGCGAACGTCGCGGCCGCCGACGTGGTCGAACCGGAGGACGAAGACGGCTTCTTCGAGTCGGATGGCGTCCGCTTCTACGAGGGTGACTTCACCGACGAATCTGACGTCGCCCGCGTCGTCGACGCCGTCGTGGACGACTTCGGCCGACTCGACTCCCTCGCCAACATCGCCGGGACGTGGCGTGGCGGAACGCCCATCGACGAGACCGATGCGGAGACGTTCGACTTCCTCTTCGACGTGAACCTGAAGACGATGTTCCTCGCTTCGAAGCACGCTGTTCCGCATCTGAGAGAGACCAACGGCGCCATCGTGAGCGTCTCCGCTCGCTCATCACTCGAAGGTGGCACAGGTGACGGAATCTATCGGGCGTCGAAAGCAGGTGTTCGCCTCCTCACAGAGACCATCGCCAAAGAGAACCTCGGAGTCGTGCGCGCGAACGCGGTGATGCCGAGCGTCATCGACACCCAGATGAACCGCGAGATGATGCCCGACGCCGACTTCGACGCGTGGGTGAAACCGGAGGAGATTGCCCAGGTGGTATTGTTCCTCTGTTCGGACGCGTCGTCGGCGACGAGTGGAGCCGCGGTGCCGGTGTACGGAGAGGCTTGA
- a CDS encoding sodium-dependent transporter: protein MARETWATRLGFILAAVGSAVGLGNIWRFPWQTAENGGSAFLVVYLGIVLLVGVPGLLGELVIGRRAKKSPVGALRDLSGSKKWGYVGAFSVITGISLLSFYSVVGGWILRYLLESGASVVAGNPAYFSNPGQYFGGVSAGADAAIYHLLFLGLTALIVFAGVRKGIELGTKVMMPSVLLLLVGLAAWAATQPNAAAGYAFFLRFDPSVLTENFFSILGPAAGQALFTLSLGAGTMITYASYLDEDRSLPFDGAAIAVLNTSVGVITGLVVFPLLFSQGINPTETGTGPGALFVGLAGAFSQLPAGTLIATAFFAVVTLAALSSSISMLEIPVAFLVDEYDISRKQAVVGMTALVAVTGTVCAFNPSIFGFVAGTLVNILLTAGLAAFLLFVGWVMGREAVSEFTAGGGAIADALGTPWLFAAGVVLPLFLVFTLLTHFGLDASIGFWPTVGISVLASAAAFVGLRRPESVV, encoded by the coding sequence ATGGCACGAGAAACATGGGCGACACGGCTCGGGTTCATCCTCGCCGCTGTCGGAAGCGCAGTCGGCCTCGGGAACATCTGGCGGTTCCCGTGGCAGACCGCAGAAAACGGCGGAAGTGCGTTCCTCGTCGTATATCTCGGTATCGTACTCCTCGTCGGCGTTCCCGGACTCCTCGGTGAATTAGTCATCGGCCGACGCGCGAAGAAATCACCAGTCGGCGCACTCCGCGACCTCTCGGGGTCCAAAAAGTGGGGTTACGTCGGCGCCTTCTCCGTTATCACTGGCATCTCACTGTTGTCGTTCTACAGCGTCGTCGGTGGCTGGATTCTCCGGTACCTGCTCGAAAGCGGCGCCTCAGTCGTCGCTGGAAACCCTGCGTACTTCTCGAATCCCGGCCAGTACTTCGGTGGCGTCTCTGCCGGCGCCGACGCCGCAATCTACCACCTTCTGTTCCTCGGCTTGACTGCACTCATCGTCTTCGCGGGCGTCCGCAAAGGCATCGAACTCGGCACGAAAGTCATGATGCCGTCCGTACTCTTGCTCCTCGTCGGCCTCGCCGCGTGGGCCGCGACGCAACCAAACGCAGCGGCCGGGTACGCCTTCTTCCTCCGATTCGACCCCTCGGTTCTCACTGAGAACTTCTTCTCCATCCTCGGCCCCGCGGCTGGACAGGCGCTCTTTACGCTCTCGCTCGGCGCAGGGACGATGATTACCTACGCCTCCTATCTCGACGAAGACCGGTCGCTCCCCTTCGACGGCGCGGCAATCGCCGTCCTCAACACGAGCGTCGGTGTCATCACGGGCCTCGTCGTCTTCCCGCTCCTGTTCTCGCAGGGCATCAACCCCACTGAGACCGGTACTGGCCCCGGTGCGCTGTTCGTCGGCCTCGCTGGTGCGTTCTCGCAACTGCCCGCCGGCACGCTCATCGCGACCGCATTCTTCGCCGTCGTGACGCTCGCGGCGCTGTCGAGTTCTATCAGCATGCTCGAGATTCCCGTCGCGTTCCTCGTCGACGAGTATGACATCTCGCGCAAGCAGGCCGTCGTCGGCATGACCGCGCTCGTCGCCGTGACGGGGACTGTCTGTGCGTTCAACCCCAGCATCTTCGGCTTCGTCGCGGGCACGCTCGTCAACATCCTCCTGACCGCCGGCCTCGCAGCGTTCCTGCTGTTCGTCGGCTGGGTTATGGGTCGTGAAGCAGTCAGCGAGTTCACTGCGGGCGGTGGCGCCATCGCGGACGCGCTCGGCACGCCGTGGCTCTTCGCTGCCGGCGTCGTCCTGCCGCTGTTCCTCGTCTTTACGCTCCTCACTCACTTCGGATTGGACGCGAGCATCGGCTTCTGGCCGACGGTCGGCATCTCTGTTCTGGCGAGTGCCGCCGCGTTCGTCGGCCTGCGCCGACCCGAATCGGTCGTCTAA